The Pyrenophora tritici-repentis strain M4 chromosome 10, whole genome shotgun sequence genome contains a region encoding:
- a CDS encoding ARA1, Aldo-keto reductase, related to diketogulonate reductase: MVGEPLLVQHDTIKEIASRIGATPAQVILAWAQVGGHSVIPKSVTASRIQENFKEVELSKEDFEKVEEIGKKEPRRFNIPYVANKPRWPVNIFNEPEEKDAPHKVIV, encoded by the coding sequence ATGGTCGGCGAACCCCTCCTCGTCCAACACGATACCATCAAGGAAATCGCCAGCCGCATCGGCGCCACACCCGCACAAGTCATCCTCGCCTGGGCCCAAGTCGGTGGCCACTCCGTCATCCCCAAGTCCGTGACTGCATCGCGCATCCAGGAGAACTTCAAGGAGGTCGAGCTGTCCAAGGAGGACTTTGAAAAGGTCGAGGAGATTGGCAAGAAGGAGCCCAGACGCTTTAACATCCCATATGTTGCGAACAAGCCCAGGTGGCCCGTCAACATCTTCAACGAGCCTGAGGAGAAGGACGCGCCGCACAAGGTCATTGTTTAG
- a CDS encoding FabG, Dehydrogenase with different specificities (related to short-chain alcohol dehydrogenase), with amino-acid sequence MSPSAVLPQADPTVPAAASANDAQVEQSVPNPVYLTTEPKEDFDWKITLKGKVVAITGANRGIGLGLATVCLANDVAEVYSLDLFVPGDEFEALQKANPKRVHYIHCDVTSEESVTEAIDKIVAQSGRIDGMIANAGMTKHQPALDFDRPQLEQLFNLNVFGAYFCATAAAKKFIELGIKGSIVFTASMTSYRPNRAAPSAPYGGTKGAVRNMAHTLAMEWAKHGIRVNSISPGFVRTQMTYYVERAADWNLKMQYYGGMPRLADPRELGGAYVYLLSDAASYTTGIDIPVAGIVGAW; translated from the exons ATGTCTCCCTCCGCAGTCCTACCACAAGCGGACCCGACGGTGCCTGCAGCTGCCAGCGCCAATGATGCTCAAGTCGAGCAAAGCGTTCCTAATCCCGTATATCTTACTACGGAGCCGAAGGAGGACTTTGACTGGAAGATTACCCTGAAGGGCAAGGTAGTCGCTATTACCGGTGCCAACAGAG GCATTGGACTCGGTCTCGCGACGGTATGCCTTGCGAACGACGTCGCTGAAGTTTATTCTTTGGACCTTTTCGTGCCCGGCGACGAGTTTGAGGCGCTTCAAAAGGCAAACCCCAAGCGGGTCCACTACATACACTGCGATGTGACGTCTGAAGAGAGCGTCACGGAAGCAATAGACAAAATTGTCGCGCAGTCGGGCCGTATTGACGGTATGATTGCCAATGCGGGCATGACCAAGCACCAGCCCGCGCTCGACTTTGACCGCCCCCAGCTCGAACAGCTGTTTAATCTCAACGTCTTTGGCGCATACTTTTGCGCAACCGCAGCCGCAAAGAAGTTTATCGAGTTGGGCATCAAGGGCTCAATCGTTTTCACCGCCTCGATGACTTCGTACAGGCCGAACAGAGCTGCACCGTCTGCGCCGTATGGAGGAACAAAGGGTGCTGTCCGCAACATGGCACACACGCTGGCGATGGAGTGGGCAAAGCACGGAATCCGCGTCAACTCCATCTCTCCAGGCTTTGTGCGCACACAAATGACATACTACGTCGAGAGGGCAGCGGACTGGAACTTGAAGATGCAGTACTATGGCGGCATGCCTAGATTGGCCGACCCTCGCGAACTTGGCGGAGCCTACGTGTATTTGCTGTCGGATGCCGCCAGCTACACCACGGGTATCGATATCCCAGTCGCAGGTATTGTCGGTGCCTGGTAG
- a CDS encoding Fba, Fructose-tagatose bisphosphate aldolase encodes MTAKKSNRTLAILDAATAGNYGVMAAIAYNVEQLTALIRAAEAKRSPLIIQLFPSTLKQLPLLAHAAAHAVKTATVPLSLHIDHAQNVEHIREIIATLPVDSVMVDMSHYDEAENLEKTKILTKECHDRGIAVEAESGRIEGGEDGIADTGDLEALFTSPEDVDNFVNAGVDILAPSIGNVHGEYGPAGPKEGQLHYDRLEAIDKQINKRVIIALHGTNDFPPEVMQRCIRSGAVKLNVNKLLLEVGNEVLRKQAPTTPLAKLIDLQMDVIQKETERWMDICGSSGKA; translated from the exons ATGACAGCAAAAAAGAGCAACCGTACTTTGGCGATACTCGATGCCGCTACAGCAGGGAACTATGGCGTAATGGCCGCGATTGC CTACAATGTCGAGCAACTGACAGCCCTCATCCGCGCCGCTGAAGCTAAACGCTCGCCTCTTATCATTCAACTCTTCCCCTCAACACTCAAGCAACTACCCCTCCTTGCACACGCCGCGGCCCATGCCGTTAAGACAGCGACAGTACCACTCTCACTGCACATTGACCACGCACAAAATGTGGAACACATTCGGGAAATCATCGCGACTCTCCCAGTGGATTCGGTCATGGTGGATATGTCGCATTATGATGAAGCCGAGAATCTGGAGAAGACGAAGATATTGACAAAAGAGTGCCATGATCGTGGCATTGCTGTAGAAGCTGAGAGTGGAAGGATTGAGGGAGGTGAAGATGGAATTGCGGATACTGGAGACTTAGAAG CGCTTTTCACATCACCCGAAGACGTTGACAACTTTGTCAACGCCGGAGTTGATATCCTTGCTCCTTCGATCGGCAACGTTCATGGCGAGTATGGCCCAGCGGGACCTAAGGAAGGTCAGCTACATTATGACCGCCTCGAGGCGATCGACAAGCAGATCAACAAGCGCGTAATCATTGCATTGCACGGAACCAACGACTTTCCCCCTGAGGTCATGCAGCGATGCATTCGCTCCGGTGCGGTGAAGTTGAACGTCAACAAGTTGTTGCTAGAAGTGGGCAATGAGGTTCTGAGGAAGCAAGCGCCAACCACCCCACTGGCCAAGTTGATTGATCTACAAATGGACGTCATACAAAA
- a CDS encoding ARA1, Aldo-keto reductase, related to diketogulonate reductase, whose product MSLGRKVTLNTGATIPQLGFGTWQAEPGQVGAAVLEALKAGYRHLDLAKVYGNQKEIAQALKKAFGGEVPGLKREDVFITSKLWNSQHRPKDVPAALDDCLAELGLDYLDLYLVHFPVAFDETSDVHNNLFPMQGEDVKMLDDVSIVDTWRAMTQLPKEKARAVGVSNHTKEHLQAIIDGTGVTPRCQPDRAPPTPAPARADPVLQREEHPRH is encoded by the exons ATGTCTCTCGGCAGGAAGGTCACTCTCAACACTGGCGCCACCATCCC TCAATTGGGTTTTGGTACATGGCAAGCTGAGCCTGGTCAGGTCGGCGCTGCCGTCCTCGAGGCACTCAAGGCAGGTTACCGCCACCTTGATCTCGCCAAGGTCTACGGCAACCAGAAGGAGATTGCGCAAGCACTCAAGAAGGCGTTTGGCGGCGAAGTGCCCGGCCTCAAGCGCGAGGACGTCTTCATCACATCCAAGTTGTGGAACTCGCAGCACCGCCCCAAGGACGTGCCAGCCGCGCTTGACGACTGCCTGGCTGAGCTTGGTCTCGACTACCTAGACCTTTACCTTGTTCACTTCCCCGTCGCTTTCGATGAGACCAGTGATGTACACAACAACCTTTTCCCTATGCAGGGCGAGGACGTCAAGATGCTCGACGACGTCTCCATTGTCGACACATGGAGAGCCATGACACAACTGCCCAAGGAGAAGGCGCGCGCTGTCGGTGTCTCGAACCACACCAAGGAGCACCTTCAGGCCATCATTGACGGCACTGGCGTCACCCCCCGCTGCCAACCAGATCGAGCGCCACCCACGCCTGCTCCAGCCAGAGCTGATCCAGTACTGCAAAGAGAAGAACATCCACGTCACTGA
- a CDS encoding Dimer-Tnp-hAT domain containing protein: protein MLPPPARKERDPDPAFDRQREHKRIRIDAPVSTTDLYEQYISTDRLHNEEAGCNEAIAYWLSRYDSQRDLARFALDMFAISPMSDECERLFSSAKLTIVDRRGRLKADIIEACECLRAWYGKPQAEGNSDIEDSENEDD from the coding sequence atgctgccaccaccagccaggaaggagagagatcctgacccagcatttgatcgccagcgggaacataagcgcattcgaatagacgctccagtttctacaactgatttgtatgaacaatacatctctactgaccggcttcataacgaagaggcaggttgcaatgaggctattgcgtactggctatctcgctacgactcccaacgagatctcgctcgcttcgctctagacatgtttgcgatctcgcctatgtcggatgaatgcgaacgtctttttagtagcgcgaagcttactatcgtcgatcgccgtggtaggctgaaggcagatattatagaagcgtgcgagtgtctccgggcctggtatggaaagccccaagctgaggggaacagcgatatcgaggatagtgagaacgaagacgactag
- a CDS encoding Fungal-trans-2 domain containing protein has translation MDPMLFKNSPELLFDSPSTILNSLPSPNSAPLAYYDLLAEDAINNIDKYNLNVDLDRDPFSRRSSPMPGATPESSNIDPQLYTPEHLGGPESVVHEEWNTTEVIPLSDNELVLLKHYVSVIGPILDLMDPSRQFTVTVPPLAVHNVGLLKSLLAVSARHMALLSEPQLHRLNLDDSTSDNDNSSAYLRSPLIQAATQYYYETLHYLSKNLFYPSYSKSREIIATSILISTYEMWDAEGQYSNGAWERHLRGIFWIQRSQNNNGECRDPLRRAAWWQWLRQDSWVALREGRRVLTIWRPTKRLMDLSADELALRIQYICGRCVDFAANEKKYDMSTRIDQGAKLLQALEDWYRVLPRAFHPIHRGTPEPGALFAPIWIHPPAYAAAIQAFHVARIIVLVNQPSMGGIDEFRIRQRFLDESVETICGIAMLDHQGKDLPSAMINCQALYAAGLCVQNPVKQTAILRLLDQILDITKFPPKTLLDDLANYWRAES, from the exons ATGGATCCTATGCTCTTCAAAAATTCACCCGAACTTTTGTTCGACTCGCCTTCTACTATCCTCAACTCTTTGCCATCTCCCAATTCTGCACCCTTGGCCTACTACGACCTGCTTGCGGAAGATGCCATCAACAACATTGACAAATACAATCTCAATGTCGACCTTGATAGGGACCCCTTCTCGCGCCGCTCAAGCCCCATGCCAGGGGCAACACCAGAGTCATCAAATATTGACCCACAGCTTTACACACCTGAGCATCTAGGAGGACCCGAGTCTGTAGTGCATGAGGAATGGAACACTACCGAGGTTATACCTCTGTCAGATAATGAGCTTGTGCTATTAAAACACTACGTCAGCGTAATCGGGCCCATACTGGATTTGATGGATCCCTCGAGGCAGTTTACTGTAACGGTTCCTCCCCTAGCCGTTCACAACGTGGGCCTTTTGAAGTCTCTGCTGGCTGTGTCGGCACGACACATGGCACTCTTGAGCGAGCCACAACTGCACCGACTCAATCTGGATGACTCTACGTCAGACAATGACAATAGCTCTGCATACCTCCGCAGTCCCCTGATACAAGCTGCAACACAATACTACTACGAGACCCTCCATTACCTCTCAAAGAATCTCTTCTACCCATCATATTCGAAATCAAGAGAGATTATAGCAACATCCATTCTTATAAGCACGTACGAGATGTGGGACGCAGAAGGCCAGTACAGCAATGGGGCATGGGAAAGACATCTCCGTGGTATATTTTGGATACAAAGAAGTCAAAACAACAATGGAGAGTGCAGAGATCCACTCAGAAGAGCCGCTTGGTGGCAATGGTTGCGCCAAGATAGTTGGGTTGCTTTACGTGAAGGGCGAAGGGTACTTACCATATGGAGACCTACCAAGCGGCTGATGGACCTAAGCGCAGACGAACTTGCCTTGCGCATACAGTATATTTGTGGGCGCTGTGTAGACTTTGCCGCTAATGAGAAAAAGTATGATATGAGCACGCGCATCGACCAAGGCGCGAAGCTACTGCAAGCACTCGAAGATTGGTACAGGGTGCTTCCGCGCGCATTCCATCCCATTCATCGGGGAACACCTGAGCCAGGCGCGTTATTCGCACCAATCTGGATACATCCTCCGGCGTATGCAGCCGCAATTCAAGCATTCCATGTTGCTCGAATCATTGTTCTTGTCAACCAGCCTTCAATGGGAGGCATAGACGAGTTCCGGATTCGACAGCGATTCCTGGATGAGAGTGTTGAGACAATCTGTGGTATCGCGATGCTGGATCATCAAGGAAAAGATCTTCCGAGCGCGATGATCAACTGCCAGGCCCTATATGCTG CTGGTCTATGCGTTCAGAACCCCGTCAAGCAGACAGCCATCCTCCGTCTCTTGGATCAGATACTTGACATTACCAAGTTTCCACCAAAGACATTACTCGACGATCTGGCCAACTACTGGCGGGCTGAGTCATGA
- a CDS encoding CHRD domain containing protein, with the protein MRASTFLIAIASLGLSVIAAPVSGDSIDISTSGGFKIQVTIDVKENGDAERKDIDVKGFDDKFIQKLGDKFDEKFDHDVDDKLVDKFEDKDDHKKDDEKDRDEKDRDEKDDDKKELFDFTSKFFVNAVPGEVVNGTEPTGGIAGASGTFNFGINSHLNMICYEITLHNFQGEFSSPATTATHIHEAKRGESGPPRISFPNPQMVDHDPTVMHSAGCLKGPFVTGVMVDGKDTGEGFHVSMIEADPVAYMSDTHSSLALAGAVRGQLG; encoded by the coding sequence ATGCGCGCCTCTACTTTTCTTATCGCCATCGCGAGCCTAGGGCTCAGCGTCATCGCCGCTCCTGTCTCAGGTGATTCTATCGATATCAGTACCAGCGGTGGCTTCAAGATACAGGTCACGATCGATGTCAAGGAGAATGGCGACGCTGAGAGGAAGGACATCGATGTCAAGGGCTTCGACGATAAATTCATCCAGAAGCTCGGCGACAAGTTTGATGAGAAGTTCGACCACGATGTTGACGACAAGCTCGTTGACAAGTTTGAGGATAAGGACGACCATAAGAAAGACGACGAGAAAGACAGGGATGAGAAAGACAGAGATGAGAAGGACGATGACAAAAAAGAACTTTTCGACTTCACCTCCAAGTTCTTCGTCAATGCTGTCCCAGGGGAAGTCGTCAACGGCACCGAGCCTACTGGTGGTATCGCAGGCGCAAGCGGCACCTTCAACTTTGGCATTAACAGCCACCTCAACATGATCTGCTACGAGATAACCCTGCACAACTTCCAGGGCGAATTCAGTTCGCCTGCCACCACGGCTACGCACATCCACGAAGCAAAGAGGGGCGAAAGCGGGCCGCCGAGGATCTCATTCCCTAACCCCCAGATGGTTGACCATGATCCTACTGTCATGCATAGCGCAGGATGCTTGAAGGGGCCCTTTGTTACTGGTGTAATGGTTGATGGAAAGGACACCGGCGAGGGCTTTCATGTTAGTATGATTGAGGCGGATCCTGTGGCGTACATGTCGGATACACATTCGAGTTTGGCGTTGGCTGGAGCCGTGAGGGGACAACTGGGCTAA
- a CDS encoding ProP, Permease major facilitator superfamily: MTSIRHSADIKEMDSAKHVEVSSDITWTPEEEQKLVRKIDLFLLPTIWLMYLLSYMDRTNIGNAKIAGMGDDLKLTSQQYSTALVVFFVTYVVFEPPSNMLLVRLKPSVYLPIIMSIWGGLTCCMAAINDFKHLLGLRILVGVFEAGFAPGIILIISSWYKKDEQSKRFGVYMSAAILSGAFGGLLAGAITGGMDGTAGLAGWRWLFIIEGAATVIWAMASYFILLDFPANTKRLTDRERAIATARLREGGVQTHVEGEERMGKMKSLRLAIFDWRTISFILGYMVIVGSSTLSYFYPTLVHGLGYTDRVTAQYMTVPIYAVAFVCTAVTTYFADSISNHRGLVIASWLSFSLITSILVCVVYEFKARYALLVLMAAGLWSSNAVSLSFASATFGSMQPEVRAIAIALVNAMGNLAQIYGAYLFPAKDSPKYLLGFGVISGMTGFGIIIYIFLHVALRRKEGMNSFF; encoded by the exons ATGACGTCGATACGCCACTCGGCAGACATCAAGGAGATGGACTCCGCAAAGCACGTTGAGGTCTCCAGTGATATCACTTGGACACCGGAAGAGGAGCAGAAGCTCGTTCGCAAGATTGATCTTTTTCTGCTACCGACGATATGGCTCATGTACCTGCTATCGTACATGGACCGCACCAA TATCGGAAACGCGAAAATCGCTGGAATGGGCGATGACCTCAAGCTCACTTCGCAACAATACTCGACCGCCCTGGTAGTTTTCTTCGTCACATACGTCGTATTCGAGCCGCCATCGAACATGCTCCTCGTCCGTCTCAAGCCCTCCGTCTACTTGCCAATCATAATGAGCATCTGGGGTGGTTTGACTTGCTGCATGGCTGCCATCAACGACTTTAAGCACCTCCTTGGACTGCGGATCCTCGTCGGTGTATTCGAAGCCGGTTTCGCCCCTGGTatcatcctcatcatctCATCCTGGTACAAGAAGGACGAACAATCGAAGCGTTTTGGTGTATACATGTCTGCGGCTATCCTGAGTGGTGCTTTTGGTGGTCTTCTTGCTGGTGCCATTACAGGCGGTATGGATGGCACTGCAGGACTCGCAGGCTGGCGTTGGTTGTTTATTATTGAGGGCGCGGCGACAGTGATCTGGGCGATGGCTTCATACTTTATCCTTTTGGATTTCCCGGCAAACACCAAGCGTCTGACTGACCGCGAACGAGCCATTGCCACGGCGCGCCTCCGGGAGGGCGGTGTCCAGACCCACGTGGAAGGCGAGGAGAGAATGGGAAAGATGAAGTCTCTCCGTCTTGCAATCTTTGACTGGAGGACTATCTCGTTCATCCTTGGTTACATG GTCATCGTCGGCTCCTCGACCCTCTCATACTTCTACCCTACCCTTGTCCACGGCCTCGGATATACCGACAGAGTGACTGCGCAGTACATGACTGTTCCCATTTACGCAGTTGCTTTTGTCTGCACAGCAGTTACTACCTACTTTGCCGACTCCATCTCCAACCACCGTGGTCTTGTGATCGCCTCATGGCTCAGCTTCTCCCTCATAACATCGATCCTGGTCTGCGTCGTCTACGAATTTAAAGCAAGATACGCACTCCTCGTCCTCATGGCCGCCGGTCTCTGGTCTTCCAACGCCGTCTCTCTCTCCTTTGCTAGTGCGACATTCGGATCCATGCAACCAGAGGTCAGGGCCATTGCCATTGCTCTAGTCAATGCCATGGGCAACCTAGCACAGATCTACGGCGCATACCTTTTCCCAGCCAAGGACAGCCCCAAGTACCTCTTGGGCTTTGGCGTCATCTCTGGTATGACGGGTTTTGGTATTATTATTTACATCTTCCTTCACGTTGCGCTTAGGCGGAAGGAGGGTATGAATTCATTTTTCTAG
- a CDS encoding BetA, Choline dehydrogenase and related flavoprotein — protein MTNPSANPVVVRNAFQNPVDKMVLGELVRWNRLHWTKAPPLQRYSPVETVPGSQYQTNDKIFDASIKAGALDPTYTHSSGACALMPEELGGCVDPQLRVHGVKRLRVVDASILPLIPAPHLQATMYAVAEKAADIIKTS, from the coding sequence ATGACAAACCCCTCGGCAAATCCCGTCGTAGTGCGAAACGCGTTCCAGAACCCTGTCGACAAGATGGTGTTGGGCGAACTCGTACGCTGGAACAGGCTGCATTGGACCAAGGCACCCCCTCTTCAGCGGTACTCCCCTGTAGAGACGGTTCCAGGTTCTCAATACCAGACGAACGATAAAATCTTTGATGCTAGCATCAAGGCCGGTGCACTCGATCCTACATATACGCATTCAAGCGGGGCATGCGCGCTTATGCCAGAAGAGCTCGGAGGGTGCGTCGATCCACAATTGAGGGTTCATGGAGTAAAGCGATTGCGCGTAGTGGATGCAAGCATCTTGCCGTTGATCCCAGCACCTCACTTGCAGGCGACCATGTACGCCGTGGCAGAGAAGGCTGCAGACATCATCAAGACCTCGTGA
- a CDS encoding BetA, Choline dehydrogenase and related flavoprotein has translation MVHVGNVVGGGSVVNGMQWDRGSDADYDAWEQLGNPGWGYEGLAKYFKKSTHFDGPSEAVQKHFNMTFDATAYGNGPVKVSIPNYQYEDYVDIMGSFVSRIDIPHSSEGFSRPKGTFWTPNSIDNSTKQRSHSRRAYFDPVKTRRNLHLMTNTHVDEILFEHGDEVVTKGVRYTSRTESTTRPVYAAKEVILAAGSVFTPHLLMLSGIGPRDQLSASNITVRKDLPAVGSNFQDHQALYMRFNLSNQAIPNPDMLVTYPDPEFNATAAELYTTNRTGPWTFGRGSAALFLPFRDFSSGYANITALISEQDATAYLPERYAKTEALLKGFLAQRKILVEHYLSDYAATGEYPI, from the exons ATGGTACACGTGGGCAACGTTGTGGGTGGAGGCTCCGTGGTGAACGGTATGCAATGGGACAGAGGTTCCGATGCAGACTACGATGCTTGGGAGCAGCTTGGAAACCCAGGCTGGGGCTATGAAGGTCTCGCCAAATACTTCAAGAAGTCGACACATTTTGATGGCCCGTCGGAAGCGGTCCAGAAGCACTTCAACATGACCTTTGATGCTACTGC ATATGGCAATGGCCCCGTAAAAGTGTCGATACCGAACTATCAGTATGAAGACTACGTCGACATCATGGGCTCGTTTGTTTCCAGGATAGATATACCGCATTCATCAGAGGGATTCAGTCGCCCGAAAGGCACGTTTTGGACACCAAACTCCATCGACAACTCCACTAAGCAGCGGAGCCATTCTCGACGCGCATACTTTGATCCAGTAAAAACACGGAGAAACTTGCATTTGATGACTAACACCCACGTCGACGAGATTCTGTTCGAACATGGCGACGAGGTCGTGACAAAGGGTGTGAGGTATACTTCTCGTACCGAATCCACAACGAGACCTGTATACGCAGCTAAAGAGGTCATACTTGCAGCGGGCAGCGTGTTCACACCGCACCTTTTAATGCTCTCTGGTATCGGCCCACGCGATCAACTCAGCGCTTCGAACATCACTGTGAGAAAAGACTTGCCAGCTGTCGGCTCGAATTTTCAAGACCATCAAGCGCTTTACATGCGCTTCAATCTCTCGAATCAGGCCATTCCCAACCCTGATATGCTGGTTACCTACCCTGATCCTGAATTTAACGCCACAGCTGCAGAACTTTACACGACCAACCGTACTGGGCCATGGACCTTTGGTAGGGGTAGTGCCGCTCTATTCTTGCCTTTCAGGGACTTTTCCAGCGGCTACGCAAATATAACTGCGCTCATATCCGAGCAGGATGCGACTGCCTACCTACCCGAGCGCTATGCGAAGACGGAAGCGCTACTTAAAGGCTTCCTTGCCCAGCGGAAGATACTTGTCGAGCACTATCTCTCGGATTACGCCGCAACTGGCGAGTATCCTATCTAG
- a CDS encoding Tymo-45kd-70kd domain containing protein, which produces MCNGKSHNAHLIFVKNVPGHLWAEGIPRLFNEYKPLETKNIFPGNSITTVVLRFSSHAEALRAKEGVHDKRLGNAVLRTEMYEDRRSIRFNRAPTYTIRKPRSKKNLVPAKAPNMIAGNTWATIASRPRIEKCSELPDLPTTSSPKTAQAYVDQTGTTGTAPPNNPLSEEENPFLDLPADAPREEFAESDPDATDEDSDESPEDWSLVTAPDTASYNAHSTAHTTPEKGASKATVADSDQENTVRNNAAPAQPPINISFAYDSNAHNTSGPSQIVDTTVHIQANHQPHCAFCVKRDAAKLRASERNATEPRENGPWNRE; this is translated from the exons ATGTGTAACGGCAAGTCTCATAATGCGCACCTCATCTTCGTCAAGAATGTCCCAGGCCACCTTTGGGCAGAAGGCATACCCAGGCTCTTCAACGAATACAAGCCCCTTGAGACTAAGAACATCTTCCCGGGAAACAGCATCACCACAGTGGTTCTCAGGTTCAGTTCGCACGCCGAGGCTCTCCGCGCGAAAGAAGGCGTGCATGATAAGCGCCTAGGAAACGCGGTACTTCGCACGGAAATGTACGAAGACCGCAGGTCAATCCGCTTCAATCGA GCACCCACGTACACGATACGCAAACCGCGCAGCAAGAAAAATCTCGTTCCCGCAAAAGCCCCCAACATGATCGCAGGCAACACTTGGGCTACTATCGCAAGCCGACCCCGCATAGAAAAGTGCTCTGAATTGCCCGATCTCCCTACGACTAGCAGCCCAAAGACCGCGCAAGCATACGTGGACCAGACCGGTACGACCGGCACTGCGCCTCCCAACAATCCTCTATCTGAAGAAGAGAACCCTTTCTTGGATCTTCCCGCTGATGCGCCTAGAGAGGAGTTCGCTGAGTCAGATCCCGACGCAACCGACGAGGATTCCGATGAGTCACCTGAAGATTGGTCCCTTGTCACAGCCCCGGACACTGCCTCTTATAACGCGCACAGTACCGCCCACACTACGCCCGAGAAAGGAGCCAGCAAGGCAACCGTTGCAGATAGCGATCAGGAAAACACGGTGCGCAACAACGCAGCTCCCGCTCAGCCACCCATCAACATCAGCTTCGCATACGACAGTAACGCGCATAACACTTCCGGCCCATCGCAGATCGTGGATACCACGGTGCACATACAGGCGAATCACCAACCTCACTGCGCATTTTGTGTGAAGAGGGACGCAGCCAAATTGAGAGCCAGTGAAAGGAATGCTACGGAGCCCAGGGAAAACGGACCTTGGAACCGAGAGTAG